A portion of the Bacteroidota bacterium genome contains these proteins:
- the argJ gene encoding bifunctional glutamate N-acetyltransferase/amino-acid acetyltransferase ArgJ codes for MKKKDGKIKIVTGGVCAPKGFMASGVHCGIKRQKKDVALVVSEVPALSAGVFTQSITKAACVTLDQQQLRQSKVASAILVNSGNANACTGKRGMRDAVRSVAATAQALHVPSSQVLVSSTGVIGQFLPMKALRSGIIAASHHLRTDGNADAALGICTTDTFTKEYAVEITIGDVPVRIGGMAKGSGMIAPNMATMLAFITTDANISHPLLKTTLRRATERSFNRITVDGDTSTNDMVIALANRKSGNLLLKESSSSYRLFYEAFEHVLVVLSKMIVKDGEGATKFVEVTVKGAKSTAEAEAAGKTICNSLLVKTAIHGEDANWGRILAAVGRSGIQFNPDTTEIFFGGLRILGKNYNISFSEQKAKTILKQKEITITVDLHGGKHAATLWTCDLSKGYVDINASYRS; via the coding sequence GTGAAAAAGAAAGATGGAAAAATCAAAATTGTCACTGGGGGTGTCTGCGCACCAAAAGGATTTATGGCTTCCGGCGTTCATTGCGGCATCAAGAGGCAGAAGAAAGACGTCGCGTTGGTCGTCTCCGAAGTTCCGGCACTTTCCGCCGGAGTCTTCACACAAAGCATCACGAAGGCCGCGTGCGTTACGCTCGACCAGCAGCAGCTGAGACAATCGAAAGTTGCCTCGGCAATTTTAGTGAACAGCGGCAACGCGAACGCGTGCACGGGGAAAAGAGGAATGCGGGATGCTGTCCGGTCGGTTGCAGCGACAGCGCAGGCTCTGCACGTTCCTTCATCGCAGGTGCTCGTTTCCTCTACCGGCGTGATCGGCCAGTTCCTTCCGATGAAGGCCCTACGCTCCGGCATCATTGCGGCGTCGCACCACCTTCGAACCGACGGCAACGCTGATGCCGCGCTGGGAATCTGTACGACCGATACGTTTACGAAAGAATATGCCGTTGAAATTACGATCGGGGATGTCCCGGTCCGCATCGGCGGCATGGCCAAAGGCTCGGGAATGATCGCGCCAAACATGGCAACGATGCTCGCCTTCATCACCACGGATGCAAACATCTCCCATCCTCTTCTGAAAACGACTTTGCGGCGCGCGACGGAACGATCGTTCAACAGGATCACCGTCGACGGCGACACGAGCACGAACGACATGGTCATCGCATTGGCGAATCGGAAATCCGGAAACCTCCTGCTGAAGGAAAGCTCTTCATCATACCGACTTTTTTACGAGGCATTTGAGCATGTTCTGGTCGTTCTGTCGAAAATGATCGTGAAGGACGGCGAAGGCGCTACAAAGTTCGTCGAAGTCACTGTCAAAGGAGCAAAGTCGACTGCGGAAGCCGAAGCGGCAGGAAAGACAATTTGCAATTCGCTATTAGTTAAGACTGCCATTCATGGCGAGGACGCCAATTGGGGGAGGATTCTTGCCGCAGTCGGACGCTCGGGAATACAGTTCAATCCCGACACAACAGAGATCTTTTTCGGCGGCCTCAGGATCCTCGGCAAAAACTACAATATTTCATTCTCCGAACAGAAGGCGAAAACTATTCTGAAACAGAAAGAAATCACCATCACCGTCGATCTTCACGGAGGGAAACACGCTGCGACACTATGGACATGCGATCTGTCCAAGGGATACGTCGACATCAACGCGAGTTATAGAAGTTAA
- the argR gene encoding arginine repressor has product MNKSKRHFTIKEIIQSKAISSQEELSVDLKKRGFDVTQATLSRDLNELGVDRIHAEDGMRYVLSTGSEERKLKSLVGFEVTSVDANEAMIVIRTLPGRAPGVASFLDSLHHPHLLGTVAGDDTVLVLPSTIKKIQAALKDVKDALVERAGTR; this is encoded by the coding sequence GTGAACAAGTCCAAACGACATTTTACGATCAAGGAGATCATCCAGTCGAAGGCGATCTCCAGCCAGGAGGAGCTCTCCGTCGACCTGAAGAAACGGGGTTTTGACGTCACCCAGGCAACGCTGTCGCGCGACCTCAACGAACTCGGCGTCGACCGCATCCATGCTGAAGACGGCATGCGGTACGTTCTCAGTACCGGGAGCGAGGAACGAAAGCTGAAATCGCTTGTCGGTTTCGAAGTGACAAGCGTCGACGCAAACGAGGCGATGATCGTCATTCGAACGCTGCCGGGGAGAGCGCCGGGCGTCGCCTCGTTCCTCGATTCGCTCCACCACCCGCACCTTCTCGGGACGGTCGCCGGTGACGACACTGTCCTGGTGCTGCCGTCGACGATCAAAAAAATTCAGGCGGCGTTGAAGGACGTCAAGGACGCTCTTGTTGAACGAGCCGGAACACGTTGA
- a CDS encoding cytochrome c biogenesis protein CcdA, translated as MQNVGILTAFIFGLLSFVSPCVLPIVPGYISFISGVSLDEMKGVEQNRSALRSIILNSIFFIGGFTLVFVLLGATATTLGKAFNEYYATISKVAGVLIIVFGLHMMGLFKIKFLNYEQRFHVQQKKLGMLGSFLVGTAFAFGWTPCIGPVLAAILVIASRQDTVYKGIVLLGSYSLGLGIPFFLTGVSINMFFSMFNRIKKYFHAIEVVGGAMLVALGILIITNSLTILSSYFSRWLPFLNELS; from the coding sequence TTGCAGAATGTAGGAATCTTAACAGCTTTTATTTTTGGATTGCTCTCCTTTGTATCCCCTTGTGTGCTTCCGATAGTACCAGGATACATTTCCTTCATTTCGGGCGTTTCGCTCGATGAAATGAAGGGGGTGGAACAGAACAGGTCTGCCCTGCGTTCAATTATATTGAACTCCATATTTTTCATCGGCGGGTTTACGCTGGTCTTTGTCCTTCTCGGCGCAACCGCAACGACACTCGGCAAGGCGTTCAACGAATACTATGCGACGATCAGCAAGGTCGCCGGCGTGCTGATCATCGTCTTCGGCCTGCACATGATGGGATTGTTCAAGATCAAGTTCCTGAACTACGAACAGAGATTTCACGTCCAGCAGAAGAAGCTCGGCATGCTGGGATCGTTTTTAGTCGGCACCGCGTTCGCTTTCGGGTGGACGCCGTGCATCGGACCGGTGCTAGCGGCCATCCTGGTGATCGCAAGCCGGCAGGACACCGTGTATAAAGGAATTGTGTTATTGGGAAGTTACTCGCTTGGACTCGGCATCCCGTTCTTTCTGACGGGCGTGAGCATCAATATGTTCTTCTCGATGTTCAACAGAATTAAGAAATATTTTCATGCGATCGAAGTCGTGGGGGGCGCCATGCTCGTTGCCCTGGGCATCCTCATCATCACGAACTCTCTGACAATTCTCTCATCGTACTTTTCACGATGGCTTCCATTTCTCAATGAACTGTCATAA
- the argC gene encoding N-acetyl-gamma-glutamyl-phosphate reductase: MNVSIVGASGYSGAELMRLLLKHPNITITNVFAHSSAGKRVDELYGVFRGQTDLVFKEYSVGLVADADAVFVALPSGEAMHIVPELLKAKKRVIDLGGDFRLKNLQSYQKYYQREHVSAEFLSESVYGLPEWNCAKIKTARLVANPGCYATSAVLPLIPMLKEGIAEETGIIISSQSGVSGAGRSASLNYSFSEVNESVRAYKVSVHQHTPEIESAIMENGPSNIKVTFVPHLIPITRGIYSTIYLRLKKAVEHGEISSIYKKYYSGAPFVRVDGSSVPEIKNVNYTNFCDIGFHIDERNNTLILLSVIDNLVKGAAGQAIQNMNLMFGFAETEGLL, encoded by the coding sequence ATGAACGTATCGATCGTAGGCGCTTCCGGATATTCGGGAGCGGAGTTGATGAGGCTGTTGTTAAAACATCCCAACATCACGATCACGAACGTCTTTGCGCACAGCAGCGCCGGAAAACGCGTCGACGAACTCTACGGGGTCTTCCGCGGACAGACCGACCTCGTGTTCAAGGAATATTCCGTTGGCCTGGTTGCCGATGCAGATGCCGTGTTCGTCGCCCTGCCTTCGGGGGAAGCGATGCACATTGTGCCCGAGCTGTTGAAGGCGAAAAAAAGAGTCATCGACCTCGGCGGGGACTTCAGGCTCAAGAATTTGCAGTCATACCAGAAGTATTATCAGCGCGAACACGTCTCGGCGGAGTTTCTTTCTGAATCGGTGTACGGCCTGCCGGAATGGAACTGCGCGAAGATCAAAACTGCCCGGCTTGTCGCAAACCCGGGATGCTATGCCACGAGCGCCGTCCTTCCCTTGATTCCAATGCTCAAAGAAGGGATCGCTGAAGAAACGGGCATCATCATCAGTTCTCAGTCGGGGGTTTCGGGGGCAGGGCGCAGCGCCTCGCTCAACTATTCATTTTCAGAAGTAAACGAAAGCGTCAGAGCATACAAGGTGAGCGTCCACCAGCATACCCCTGAGATCGAATCAGCAATTATGGAAAACGGACCATCGAACATCAAGGTGACGTTCGTTCCCCATCTCATCCCGATCACGCGCGGAATTTATTCTACGATCTATCTAAGGCTGAAGAAGGCCGTCGAGCACGGAGAAATTTCTTCGATCTACAAAAAATACTATTCCGGCGCTCCGTTTGTCCGGGTGGACGGCTCATCGGTTCCCGAGATCAAGAATGTGAATTATACCAATTTCTGCGATATCGGCTTCCACATCGATGAAAGGAACAATACGCTCATTCTCCTGAGCGTGATCGACAATCTCGTAAAGGGAGCCGCCGGCCAGGCGATACAAAATATGAATCTCATGTTCGGGTTCGCGGAAACGGAAGGACTGTTGTAA
- a CDS encoding argininosuccinate synthase, protein MKKERIAVAYSGGLDTSVIVKWLQEKYDADVITVTGNLGQQKELVGVADKAYKTGAKKVYVQDLKKEFVEEYIFPALKAGALYEHVYPMATSLGRPLLAKALVDVAKREKCTAVAHGCTGKGNDQVRFEVSVMALAPELKVLAPLRVWEFKSREEEIAYCEKHGIPVSATKKNPYSIDENIWGTAIECGILEDPMVEPPQDAYQRTVAPEDAPNKATYVSIEFKEGIPVALNGKKMSGVALIEELNAVAGANGIGRIDLVENRLVGIKSREVYEAPAAVTLHFAHLELERLTLDKEVFHYKSKLADEYATIIYNGLWFSPLKEAMDGFINETQKNVSGLVKVRMYKGNLTVGGRTSPYSLYDTNLATYTVEDTFDHSAAEGFIKIYGLPSKTFHKINKAKEGKVKGLLRRK, encoded by the coding sequence TTGAAAAAGGAAAGAATTGCCGTCGCATATTCGGGCGGCCTCGATACCTCCGTCATCGTCAAATGGCTGCAGGAAAAATATGATGCGGATGTCATCACCGTCACAGGAAATCTGGGACAGCAGAAGGAACTTGTCGGCGTTGCCGACAAAGCCTATAAAACGGGCGCAAAGAAAGTATACGTCCAGGACCTGAAAAAAGAATTCGTGGAAGAATATATCTTTCCCGCCCTCAAAGCGGGAGCCTTGTACGAGCACGTGTATCCGATGGCCACGTCGCTCGGCCGCCCTCTTCTTGCAAAAGCCCTGGTCGACGTCGCGAAGAGAGAAAAATGCACGGCCGTTGCTCACGGATGCACGGGGAAAGGAAACGACCAGGTTCGTTTCGAGGTGTCGGTGATGGCGCTTGCGCCGGAATTGAAAGTGCTCGCTCCGCTGCGCGTGTGGGAATTCAAATCGCGCGAGGAAGAAATCGCCTACTGCGAAAAGCACGGCATTCCCGTTTCCGCCACCAAGAAGAATCCGTATTCGATCGATGAAAATATCTGGGGAACGGCGATCGAATGCGGTATCCTCGAGGACCCGATGGTCGAGCCGCCGCAGGACGCGTACCAGCGGACGGTCGCCCCCGAAGACGCGCCGAACAAGGCGACGTATGTGTCAATCGAATTCAAAGAAGGCATCCCGGTGGCCCTTAACGGCAAGAAGATGAGCGGCGTTGCGCTGATCGAAGAGCTGAACGCGGTCGCCGGAGCAAACGGCATCGGAAGAATTGATCTCGTCGAAAACCGGCTGGTCGGAATCAAGTCCCGCGAAGTCTATGAAGCTCCGGCGGCCGTCACCCTTCACTTCGCTCATCTCGAGCTGGAACGATTGACCCTCGACAAAGAAGTTTTCCACTATAAATCGAAACTGGCGGACGAATACGCGACGATCATTTACAACGGGCTCTGGTTCTCGCCGCTGAAAGAAGCCATGGACGGATTCATCAACGAAACGCAAAAAAATGTTTCGGGGCTGGTGAAAGTGAGAATGTATAAAGGCAACCTCACCGTCGGCGGACGCACATCTCCTTACTCCCTCTACGATACAAATTTGGCAACGTATACTGTTGAAGACACCTTCGACCATTCGGCGGCCGAAGGCTTTATCAAGATCTACGGCCTTCCGTCGAAAACGTTCCACAAGATCAACAAGGCGAAGGAAGGAAAAGTGAAGGGATTGTTGCGAAGAAAGTAG
- the argB gene encoding acetylglutamate kinase: MKKEEVLIEALPYIQKYEGKTFVIKYGGAAMTDPSLRETFGKDVTILRKIGINIVIVHGGGKEITEIARKLGIETKFVNGQRYTDEAMVEVVQMVLAGKINKEIVNLINGNDGDAIGLSGVDNTLLRAEKILDGENDLGLVGRVTSVNVPFIELLLKNGMMPVIAPLGVGKKGTIYNVNADLAAGTIADALKAEKLVYLSDIEGIVINNERISSLTEKEAERLIEQGAIFGGMIPKVRSAFKTLNAGVKKVHIVDGRIKHSLLLEIFTDEGIGTQMVRESLIKRKS, from the coding sequence ATGAAAAAAGAAGAAGTCCTCATTGAAGCCCTCCCCTACATCCAAAAGTATGAGGGGAAGACGTTCGTCATAAAGTACGGCGGTGCGGCAATGACCGATCCGTCGCTGCGCGAAACATTCGGCAAAGACGTGACGATCCTTCGGAAGATCGGGATCAACATTGTCATCGTCCACGGCGGCGGGAAAGAGATCACCGAGATCGCCAGGAAGCTCGGCATCGAGACGAAATTCGTGAACGGGCAACGCTACACGGACGAAGCAATGGTTGAGGTCGTGCAGATGGTCCTGGCGGGAAAGATCAACAAGGAGATCGTCAATCTGATCAACGGCAACGACGGCGACGCCATCGGCTTGAGCGGCGTGGACAACACGCTCCTTCGGGCCGAAAAAATTCTTGACGGCGAAAATGACCTCGGCCTGGTTGGACGAGTCACATCGGTCAATGTCCCCTTCATCGAGCTTCTCTTAAAGAACGGAATGATGCCGGTGATCGCACCGCTGGGCGTCGGCAAAAAGGGAACGATCTATAATGTCAACGCCGACCTTGCCGCAGGAACCATCGCCGACGCGCTGAAGGCAGAGAAACTCGTGTACCTGAGCGACATCGAAGGGATCGTCATCAATAACGAGCGGATATCTTCGCTCACCGAAAAAGAGGCCGAGCGTCTCATTGAACAGGGAGCGATCTTCGGGGGGATGATCCCAAAAGTCCGTTCGGCGTTCAAAACATTGAACGCGGGGGTGAAGAAAGTTCACATCGTCGACGGACGCATCAAGCATTCGCTCCTTCTGGAGATCTTCACCGATGAAGGTATCGGAACACAAATGGTCCGCGAGAGCCTGATCAAAAGAAAATCGTAA